Within the Sebastes umbrosus isolate fSebUmb1 chromosome 5, fSebUmb1.pri, whole genome shotgun sequence genome, the region GTTTGAGAATTTggtcacaaatataaaacaacGTACAGCACACATTCCTCACAGTAGATTAGTAATTTTTCTCTAATTTCACACTTCTGGTGCCTCTTCAGTGTCACCATTTTTTAACAAATTCCAAAAACATTTCCCAGATGTCATAAAACTCCAAACTTGATGTTATGTAGGAGTTGACTTAGATATACGTGGTTCTCAAAGGACAGCGACGCTACAAACAGTCGATGattttatagaatatgatgcatctCTGTAGATTAAACGACCCATCAGTTAAAATGAGCACAACCAcataaacatctacagcagtaaaatgcaacatacacattaatgcactagtaatattaaacataatatatagtaaaaacttaatatatactgtacagtaataCTAAAACACTGGCAGGGATcacttttctgcatttttctacttttgatactttaagtaaacTTACATATTTTCACcgaagtaaggttttgaatgcctgacttttatttgtagtggagtattttcacagtgtggtattagtacttttacttaagtaatgtatctgaatacttcttccaccactgcatgcaggttaggttaactgGTAACTGTTAAAGCATTATAGGCATCATTATGACTAGAATCCTGTTCAGGGTGTCCAGAGACATTTAACACTATACTGCACATATTCCTGttatgcaaaaataataatttaatgtttgtttttttccttgttaaaaaaactattttttactCACACCTATTCTAATTTTGAGGGAAcagcaaaaggaaaaaaacacacaaattgtTCATGAATAATAGCTCTGTTTCAGGCCAAAACTTCAGATTTACATGAATTAGTACATACGTCCAGTTTAGTGCCCTGGAAATGTTCAGAAATGCAGTCATTATGGAAATAATAGAGTTGACACACAGAGGCTTCTTTCTACCACtgtgaaaaataaaactttcacTAACTGTTCAGATCACAGAGCATCATGTATCTTCCAGCTTCACAGCTAGATGAAAACGTTCTCaacaaatgatgaaatgatgtttGTTTACTTGAAAAAAGGTGTTAAGGATTCATGAATTTCTGAATCAGCTTCAATctcttgtatttttgtttccaGGAAAATAATCTTGTCTACGTCAACCAGCTGACTGCTCATGtgtctcctctgcctgtctgccaaGGATGTGCCAGTAAGCCCACATAGAGAGAGACAAATTAGATATCAtatagttgatttttttctgatttggAACAACAATCTGCAAACACAGAGAATGTAACTGTCCCTGTCTTACATCCTCTATGTCCCAGATAAGACTTACTCAGGTTTGGTGGCCCATGACAAGCTGTTCGTAGCACCTGATGATCAGAGCTTCATGTGCAAATCTGGGAAAGTGCTTGTGATGTCGTCGGAGCTGAGGATCAAGCTGGTTCCTCTGCAGGTGCAGGCCTTCACTCTGCCCAACGGACGGTATGGAAAAGGTGACTGAGCTGATCATTTGGGTTCAGTGATGCTGCAGGTGTAAATCAAATCTGCTCCACAAATTTAAATGAGTGTATGTGGTTTATACTGTTCTAGTATATATTGCACCATAATCATATTCAGTCCTTTCCCTCTAATTAGGGACCGGGTacctgcagctttaataaatattattgtttttgGAAGTTTTTGAAATTCTCATCTCTGGATTAAAAGTAAATCAACACTTgacttttaattatatttattggACAGTTTACTCCCTACATAATAGTCTTGTCTGCTTTGTTCCTGGTGTTAAtaccaaataaaaacacacgGCCAAATAGATGAATATGAGCACCAGTTTTACAAGGTTTTTTATtcatacaaatacatacatcgtcatatctactgtatatgggCTTGTTTTCTACAGTTGGATCAGATCATGTTGcttttaaaacactttttaaaacatCTACAAAAACTCACTGATAGCTTAGTTTGGAGGAACTTACCACTCTGTTAAGCTTCTCACTGGGCTTCAACACAGTCCAGTAGGGCGATCATTTTGCCATGATACTTCTCAATTTCTAAAACAGGAAGCTATAAAACAATGGTTGCATTCCATGCTTTCTATCAGGTTTTATTGTCTTTATTTCTCTGAGACATCTGGGCCAGAAGCAGGGAGTTGTGCcagatacaataaatacaatctAATGGGAAAGCCTGGTTGGTGACTCTTTTTATTGATTGAGAAGATAGGTCTGTCTAGGTCTGTACTGTGAGCTTCCCATTGTGAGGATGAGATTTTAGAGAATCAGACGGTGTGATCATGTTTGTCCCATTGGACTGTGTTTAAGACCAGTGAGAATCTGCTGCAGAACAGTAAGTGtcctgaaactaaactaaaagctAATGGTTTAGTGCTGCTGAGCACAATCTATAAACGATGGAAACCAATAGCCTTGTTGTTCCTCAGAGCAGTGGGCCTATCTCTGCACTAGTGGTTCATGTGGTTCATGAATCACATAAACAAGAATTAGATCAAAATGATTAGCGTATGTGCACAAATAGCCACAATCAGATCAGAGATTCCTCATGTTTCTGCTTAAATCAATGTCTTTATTTGTCTTAAaccattctcctcctccttcttcctgcATGTTGCTCTCCTCCTGTCGTATGTTTCAGAGGTGGAGTGTTGTGCCGACTTTAACAAGCAAATTATTCCCATCATCTTTGGGGCCGTAGTGGTGGGTCTCATTCTGATCGCTGTGATGACATCCCTGTTCATCAAAGACCGCCGCAGAGACAGATACGAACGGCTCTGAGCGCGTTGTGAAACTGGATGGAGATTTCCTCCATCTGAAAGAATATTTCATACTCACTTACTTTTACGAAAAGTTCTCAAAATTGCTCTCCTTAACATAAATGTACGTTTTTCCTCCTGGAatttttctaataataaaaaaagaggtCTCATGTCTAATATTATAACTATAACTGCAAACAAtgtgttacatttatttatttgaatatttgatttttttattattgttttctgttttccatTGATAGCCTTTTGTTCACTGCTGTGTGTTGTAATACTCTGATTTGTTGCatattcaacatttatttgataaaaaGGAAGTGGACTGAAAATTTGTTAAAGAGCCTTTAATTGCACTAGCAATATATATGAACTAGACTGTATAATGTGATttattataacaatataacactTGCACCTATATGACAGAGTACTGCAGAATGATTTGGAGCATCATTACCTATTCTAAGTTAGTTTTGGCTGGATATAGTGAGAAATAAGACGTTTTTTTGaatgaaatatattttgtttttacctgCAAAGGTAATACATTACTCAAACATATTATAGTGTAGCCAGTTTGGATGTTGAATGCTTAATTTTTTCAACTAAtatagattcaagattcaagattcaagatgtttattgtcacaccggaTATAcgagtacaatcgtgtgaaatactttttgctgggaagctccattaagaaaacagtaagttaagtagcaaaaaataataaaatacaaaataaaaataatagtgtatttacaaataatatacattataataataaaggaagtaCTTGGTATATGCTAACTATAGAggcaatatacatatatatatatatatatatatatatatacatataaatatatatataaatatatatatatttatatgtatatatttatatatataaatatatataaatataactataaatataaatatatattaaatatatataaatatatatatatatatatatacataaatgtatgtatgtatgtatgtatgtatgtatgtatgtatagttaccatataccaagtacttcctttattatcccatatatatatgggagcagtagaggttgcatactataaaaatattgcacaggccttttttatttttttttatattgcacatattgcatATATATGTTTCAGACTTTCTATATGACTTTACAAGCAATTcttcttgttaaaaaaaaataaaataaaaagagttttatattgttattgtgtgagtgctttttctttattactgtaattcaCCATCTGTTTGACAGAGAAATGCCCCCCTCTGCTGGTAGTTTGTGGTAACTTTGgcaaatatatgttctttggcttcctcttcttccccaaggcctattgaaggatgACACAATGGGgtataacgcatgcgcagtaaCACTGCAGTGTAACTACGCATGCGTAGTACCCCCAGATATGACGCATTGATGACGTTTATCTATTCCTCTTTTCTACGTCCTtgttcctctccacctccacatCCGTCCTTCTCATTGGCTACGCAACACTACGAGTCCTTAGAAAGGTCATAAATAGTCTAACAAATATTTACAAGCGTTTGGTAGTGTTTGTTAATGCAAATGTAACATATTAAGGTCcctaatatgtatgtatgtttagtTTAAGTTGAGAGGTTTTCTGTAGTTCAAATACGACCAAACGGTGTATGAGctgttaaaaagtaaaaagtaaattaCCGCTTCGCCTTTTCGCTCAGCTGGTCATTTaatcagttagttagttagcagctagcagctagcctCAGCAGCTGGTCGCCATGGCTGCAGTTATTCTGAGTTTCCCAACTCTGCAGAGCCTGAGGATCTTTACACAGTGAGTACAGCAAAGCCTTACATGGTTGTTATGATTTTGTCCAACGTTATCTCCCACCAAACAGCCTCTTTATAACGTTAGCCTAGCAGCTTTGTTTGCTAATGTTAGCTCCTTCACAGGTGTACTTGTGCAGCTGTCTGTCATTGCCTCACATTAATTACCTGCTTGGGGTTCAGGATTGCTGGACAGGTTAATATATCACGTTATTTGCCCCTCAACAACCAagataaaatgtttgtttccaTTGTGCTGAGCTGATGAGTCAGATAAGAGCTGAGcaaggttaaataaaggtaacAAACTGAGCTAGCATGGCTAATGTTGCTGGGACAACATGCACACTGTTGTGTAGCTGTATATACCTGTGCGACCAGCCTGCACCTGGGTATCACATTTAGCACAGGCTGTGTTTGGCTTTATGGTTTTCTGTACGTGCTATTTCACAAAGTAGCATTTCATCCATTTAACATCTGCCCTTCACAGTCATGTAGAGATATGAATGACACTGAagttgctctcctctcctctcttctcagaAAATTGACATGGACCAAAAGAGGTGTGAGGCTAGTTTCAGGAGGTGAGTGAAGGAAATGCTCCTTGCAataaactgggggaaaaaaaattcggaaacttgtgtttttggtggattatttctctgttgttacaatgctaattggcattgtattttacatggttggaaagcttGTTTaattaccttcacaatgatgtccaacttgtaaggatcatgcatttgtgggatgagcagcacagctgattatgtgggtaacgcccaagacaaatttgccaaaatgctccgccattggtaaacagtgtattctcctgttggtactgactcttgttttgagttgtttggtggattggatgattgaactctctatcagtaacaagtcatattggctattttacactttattcatctaatacaccgtcaggagcctcagtagcgggtggaagatccatacgcagccacaacagcctggcacctcctcctcatgctggtcaccaacctggccacacgttgctgtgggatggcgttccattcctcaaccaggattcgttgcaggtcagccagcgtggttgtgttggtcactctaacacgtacagcacgcccaagctgatcccacaagtgttgaattgggttgaggtgtggactctcggcaggccgttccattctctctactcccacattgtggaggtagtctgtgataaccctggctctgtgggggcgagtgttgtcatcttggaggatgaaagttaggtcccagattgtggagatatgggatcaccactggctgcagaatctcattgAGATGGATctctgcattgagatggccttcaattatgacgagccttgttttgccagtgacatcattgaggaaacacacaaccacgctggctgacctgcaacgaatcctggttgaggaatggaacgccatcccacagcaacctgtgaccaggttggtgaccagcattaGGAGGAGGTGCCAAgctgttgtggctgcatatggatcttccaccgctactgaggctcctgacgctgtattaaatgaataaagtgtaaaattgccaatatgtcttgtttgttccttgttactgatagagttcaatcatccaatccaccaaacaactctaaacaagagtcaataccaacaggagaatacactgtttaccactGGCAGAGCAAACTTTTTCATGCTTTTGATTTAATTAGTGAAATGATGACTATTGTTAAGTTCATTTTAAGAATGTGTTGGTATTTTGGGATAACCTGTAAAGTGTGTTCTGTGTCCTCTTCAGGGGTAGGAAGAATAGAGAAGGTGCTGATTGCCAATCGAGGAGAGATTGCGTGTCGTGTGATGCGCACGGCCAAGAAGATGGGCGTCCGCTCTGTGGCTGTGTACAGTGATGCAGACAGAGACTCCATGCATGTGGCCATGGTGAGATGCTGGATGGATCTGTCTTGCAAAGAGCGCTGTCTTTTAGTCTTTGTAGTCATCTGCTTCTCAGTTTTTGCTTTCTGTGTTCTTCTACGCTTTCTGCAGCTGCTTTAACAAACACAATGAGGCAGCGTGTTGCTATAGTGGAGTTTTCTTGAACTGGTcattaaccttttccactccatcCCTCTGTttcatagacccatttttgtcttttttaggggggtatagggggtctttagggtgAGCTAGCAGGTCaatgccacatagaagtggtgtacatcatctaaaagctgggaacatgaagattaatttgctcagcactgtgtgtcaagttgttctatcagaaatcagaaatataaaaaaatttaaagaaattgtgaaagtgtataagataccatttgttacatagacttggtgctaaatttaacttttttttaaccacttgagaattgataaaaattatcaataatctctccaaaataccatATTAAGAAACCacacctcgaggaacaccatagaaaaagtcatgctgtgatttggtataaaTTTGGTACAATTTgatatttggagatttctgcaagaatttaattttttggcgattggatggaaATCTcattattgtcaatctacctaggaaagctgTCCATcgtctgaatgccctaggtctgtaATTTGTGTCTGTGaggtttcatgaggctgtgattgtCCTAAAGGTcattaaccttttccactccatcCCTCtgagtcattttatacagtgaggtcaaattttaaaaaatggtttcattacaatgaaatggctactattgGGACTAACataatcacacatgaatacactcAATTGCTCAATGAattcacaagagtctcagctttccagtgatacccaatttatgtaattccaagactgtttagggaccccaataTGCAGAAACAATTTTAGTTATGATACCGGTACCTTCActccagctctaaaactgagtcTGCCACAGTCTCTGAAAAACAGCAAAGTCAGCCGAGGTTGCCAGCAtcctcaaggagtggaagaggttgaTAGTTTACGAACTTGCATTAGTTATGTTCAGTTGAAACtttctgtttttgcttttttttttttttggtaggcAGATGAAGCCTACCACATCGGCCCTGCGCCCTCCCAGCAGAGTTACCTCTCCATGGAGAAAGTCTTAGAAGTTGCCAAGATGTCAGGATCACATGTGAGTAGTCCTCTACTTGTTGTGAACAGTTTTGGGAAGATAAGTGATGCTGACCCTTTCCTTTAGTCTTGCTTAAAGGAGCTTCTTCAAAAGGAATAGTAGATCATGACGTTCAGATCTTTTTAACTTCTTTAATTGTTCTCCATGTTGAACTTTTCTTCTTTGACATTGAACTAACAAGGGGCTTTGACGTTTAAATGTGGTGTTTTAGaaaacgtgtttgtgtgtgtgtaggcggtCCACCCTGGTTATGGCTTTCTGTCAGAAAACACAGAGTTTGCGGAGGCATGTAAACAGGAGGGCATCATCTTCATTGGGCCACCTTCCTCTGCCATCCGAGACATGGGCATTAAAAGGTAACCTGCATGTATATAcaaaacaatatacagtacatttactgtatatccaCTTTCCAATTGTCTCTaattaacatttaataaaacaatTGTTTCGTGGTACCTAAAAGGAGCAACAATTTATGGGATACAGCAAGTAAAAATTTAATAGAAACATAAATGCATTTGAAAAAATAGCAATATGTGCCATTCACTTTTAttgctttgtttcatttttcagcACATCCAAACACATCATGTCAGCTGCTGGGGTGCCAATCGTAGGCGGCTACCATGGAGAGGACCAATCAAATGAGAGGCTGCAAGCAGAGGCTGTCCAGATAGGATACCCCGTGATGATTAAGGCAGtccgtggaggaggagggaaggtgAGACGATAAAGCTTAGAAAACTTTGACCATTTAACTTCAGGAAACATGGGATAAccttgtgtgggtgtgtgtgtgtttgtgtgtgtgtgtttaggggaTGCGTATTGCACCGTCAGACTCCGACTTCTTGGAGCAGTTGGAGTCAGCGAGACGAGAAGCCAGGAAATCCTTCAACGATGATGTCATGCTAATTGAGAAGTTTGTAGAGGATCccaggtaataataataataatgaatttactCACTCAGATAGTGCTAAACAAACAATTCTACCaccttgttatgtttgtttaaagattaatttgtccttttatttctctgtctgtgtcctgTAGACATGTGGAGGTTCAGGTGTTCGGGGACATGCACGGTAACGCTGTCTATCTGTTTGAGAGAGACTGCAGCGTCCAAAGGAGACATCAGAAGATCATAGAGGAAGCACCAGGGGTGAGTGAGTAATAGTGGTCAGTTGAATTAATACTGACTGAGGAAGGAACTGTAAAAGCTGTTGTAAATTGGCACAAATCAGACAAAACCTACATCTATGTTTGAGTGAATTTAAATTCTGACATTTAAATCTCTTTTGAAGATAAATTTGGATTTGCATCTGGCTAATGGGAGACTGACTTGAGATTTAAGTTTAGGATATGTTTGTGGAATAATCCCCCGGGACCCTGTTTCAGTAAACGGGATTAGTAAAAACTCTGAGTTAGATAACCCTGAAATGAGGGgacatctttctttcttcaacAAACCCTgagtttctctctgtctcctccgtcttacagagacagacacactgctTTATTTCCTCACTCATTCGTTCCGTATCGAAGAATGTATCGAAGCTCATTAATTAGCGGCGGTTCGGATATTAGTTTGTTACTCAGGACTATCTAAAATTACCGCTTTTATGCGCCGTCAGTCATTTCTTGAAAAGAAGTTTTTACCCTCAAATTCCTACACAGCATCAAGTCACCCTCAGCTCAGAATAAAACTTTATAACACTGTGTCTCTGCACACAagacagctgtcagtttgttaGAGCAGCTCCACTAAAATGTTTATTGCACATAATGTGTAATCTCAGTTTAAATAGTACAAAATTAGACTTGTAGGATCAATGAATAATGATTTCTAATCTCTCACCTGGAGCTATATTGTGAAACTGAATATTATGGCTAGGATCACTTCAATACGTTTGTGTCAACTGTtgaatgttttactgtattttcagTCTACTTCGTTATGTCTTTTTTCAGCCTGATATTAGTCCGGAGGTCCGGAGGAAACTTGGAGAGGCAGCAGTTA harbors:
- the LOC119488464 gene encoding lysosome-associated membrane glycoprotein 3 isoform X1; the encoded protein is MMLRGHTGGWSLFFLAAVIPSVHLQRNDSSIQTASDSELPSEAQIYQPVLQPSEAVPPIGTYILKNVFGKPCVKATMGAEYIVIDKKKTWYFNLDPSRVSISGYCGNKAAALHLMLPDNAASLQFTFKKENNLVYVNQLTAHVSPLPVCQGCANKTYSGLVAHDKLFVAPDDQSFMCKSGKVLVMSSELRIKLVPLQVQAFTLPNGRYGKEVECCADFNKQIIPIIFGAVVVGLILIAVMTSLFIKDRRRDRYERL
- the LOC119488464 gene encoding lysosome-associated membrane glycoprotein 3 isoform X2, with product MMLRGHTGGWSLFFLAAVIPSVHLQRNDSSIQTASDSELPSEAQIYQPVLQPSEAVPPIGTYILKNVFGKPCVKATMGAEYIVIDKKTWYFNLDPSRVSISGYCGNKAAALHLMLPDNAASLQFTFKKENNLVYVNQLTAHVSPLPVCQGCANKTYSGLVAHDKLFVAPDDQSFMCKSGKVLVMSSELRIKLVPLQVQAFTLPNGRYGKEVECCADFNKQIIPIIFGAVVVGLILIAVMTSLFIKDRRRDRYERL